The following proteins are encoded in a genomic region of Arachis stenosperma cultivar V10309 chromosome 4, arast.V10309.gnm1.PFL2, whole genome shotgun sequence:
- the LOC130975034 gene encoding uncharacterized protein LOC130975034 — MSQNFILELELFDVWGIDFVGPFPTSYSNKYILVAVDYVSKWVEAIATPTNDNKMVMNFLRKNIFSRFGVPRALISDRGSHFCNRPLEALLLRYGVKHKVATLYHPQISGQTEISNRELKRILEKTVGASRKDWSKKLDNALWLDHKALWALKILNFDSIAAGAKRILQLQEMEEFRSQAYENAKIYKEKAKRRHDLHLAPRSFEKGQQVLLYNSKLSLFPGKLKSRWSGPFLDTKVLPYGHIEIMDESSERTFTVNGQRLKHYMGNMEENPRVKYYLK, encoded by the exons ATGTCACAAAATTTTATCTTGGAACTGGAACTGTTTGATGTGTGGGGAATCGATTTCGTGGGACCATTCCCAACCTCATATTCAAACAAGtacatcttggtagcagtggatTACGTTTCCAAGTGGGTAGAGGCTATTGCCACTCCAACGAATGATAACAAGATGGTCATGAACTTCCTCAGAAAGAATATCTTTAGCCGTTTTGGAGTCCCCCGAGCACTCATCAGTGATAGAGGGAGTCATTTTTGTAACAGACCACTAGAAGCGCTCCTCCTACGATATGGGGTAAAACACAAGGTTGCCACACTTTACCATCCCCAAATAAGTGGGCAAACTGAGAtatccaacagagagctaaaaaggattttGGAAAAGACTGTGGGTGCATCAAGAAAGGATTGGTCGAAGAAGCTGGATaatgctctttgg CTGGATCACAAAGCTCTCTGGGCTCTCAAGATACTAAATTTTGACAGCATTGCTGCTGGTGCAAAGAGGATCTTGCAGCTGCAAGAGATGGAGGAATTTAGATCACAAGCCTATGAAAATGCCAAGATTTATaaagaaaaggcaaagagaagacATGACCTGCATCTTGCACCCAGAAGTTTCGAAAAGGGGCAACAAGTACTCCTCTACAATTCCAAATTGAGtctgttcccaggaaaactcaaatcaaggTGGTCCGGACCTTTTCTTGACACAAAAGTCTTGCCATATGGACACATAGAAATCATGGATGAAAGTTCAGAGAGGACTTTTACTGTGAACGGACAAAGGCTGAAGCATTATATGggcaacatggaggaaaacccCAGAGTAAAGTATTATCTCAAGTAA
- the LOC130975033 gene encoding uncharacterized protein LOC130975033 — protein sequence MTKKRSWKNNETVILTEECSAIIQHKLPQKLKDPGSFQIPCIIGEITVEKALCDLGASINLMSVAMMRKMKIEEAKPTKMALQLADRSFKFPHDVVEDLLVKVGDFIFPADFVVLDMQEEAKASIILGRPFLATAGAVINVQKGDLTLRLHNEKMTINVFKAMSYPPE from the coding sequence ATGACTaagaagagaagctggaagAACAACGAGACTGTGATACTAACCgaagaatgtagtgctatcATTCAGCATAAATTGCCCCAGAAATtgaaagatcctgggagcttccAGATCCCTTGTATTATAGGGGAAATCACAGTagagaaggctctatgtgacttaGGAGCTAGCATCAACTTGATGTCAGTAGCTATGATGAGGAAGATGAAGATCGAGGAggctaaaccaacaaaaatggCCTTACAACTGGCAGACCGATCATTCAAGTTCCCTCATGACGTAGTAGAAGATTTGCTGGTGAAAGTGGGGGATTTCATATTCCCGGCAGATTTTGTAGTGCTGGACATGCAAGAGGAAGCCAAGGCCTCCATCATCCTGGGAAGGCCGTTCTTAGCCACTGCTGGAGCTGTCATTAATGTCCAAAAGGGTGATCTCACCCTGAGATTACACAATGAAAAGATGACAATCAATGTGTTCAAGGCCATGAGTTACCCACCAGAATAA